From Rhodanobacter sp. LX-99:
GATCACGACGCCGATCGCATCGAGAGCGCGGTGGCGTACTACCACGAGCGCTTCGACACGCTGGGCTGGCGCGAACACGAGATCTATCCGGGCATCGAGTTGCTGATCGAGCGGCTGCGCGGCGCCGGCCACCAGCTCGCCGTGGTCACCAGCAAGCCGCACCGCCACGCCGCGCCGATCATCGCCCACCTGCCGTTCGGCGATGCGTTCCTGCGCCTGTACGGCCCGCATCCGGACAGCGCGCACAGCGAGAAGGCCACGATGATCGCCGAGGCGCTGACGGACTTCGATGCCGATCCGGCGGACACGGTGATGATCGGCGACCGCCACTTCGACATCGACGGCGCGGTCGCCAACCGGGTGCGTGGCTTCGGCGTGCTGTGGGGTTTCGGCGGCCGCGCGGAACTGGAGCAGGCCGGGGCTCATGCCATTGCGGCGACGCCGGACGAACTGGCCCGGCTGCTGCTCGCCTGAGTTTGCCGGTGCACAAAAAAGCCGCGGCGTGCCGCGGCTTTTTTGTGGCTGAAGGGACTCGCGCCTAGCGCACGACGCGCTTCACCGCGTCGACCACGTGGGCGACGGTGAAACCGAAATGCTCGAACAGCTGCGGCGCGGGAGCCGAGGCGCCGAACGTGGTC
This genomic window contains:
- a CDS encoding HAD hydrolase-like protein, which codes for MLCLFDLDGTLIDSEHGITACVKHALARLDVPAPAHAELRRWIGPPLRHSFAPLLDHDADRIESAVAYYHERFDTLGWREHEIYPGIELLIERLRGAGHQLAVVTSKPHRHAAPIIAHLPFGDAFLRLYGPHPDSAHSEKATMIAEALTDFDADPADTVMIGDRHFDIDGAVANRVRGFGVLWGFGGRAELEQAGAHAIAATPDELARLLLA